From Natrinema amylolyticum, the proteins below share one genomic window:
- a CDS encoding ferritin-like domain-containing protein gives MTIDSTEDLFVDGLKHAYHTEQRLVDALEELEQTSSNEELTSGFAEHREETQNHIDRLEEVFEQVDASAEGEEDPVVEGMIEAHEEFMDKDPSQEAIDRFNIAAGQKSEHYEIAVYGNLIPMADQLGMDDAADTLEQTLREEQDELETLSEMGEEFDYGELTVSE, from the coding sequence ATGACTATAGACTCAACCGAAGACCTCTTCGTAGACGGACTCAAGCACGCGTACCACACCGAACAGCGCCTCGTCGACGCGCTCGAGGAACTCGAGCAGACCTCCTCGAACGAGGAACTCACGTCGGGATTCGCGGAACACCGCGAGGAGACCCAGAATCACATCGACCGTCTCGAGGAGGTATTCGAGCAGGTCGACGCCTCCGCGGAAGGTGAAGAAGACCCGGTCGTCGAGGGGATGATCGAGGCCCACGAGGAGTTCATGGACAAAGATCCCAGTCAGGAGGCCATCGACCGGTTCAACATCGCCGCCGGGCAGAAGTCCGAACACTACGAGATCGCCGTCTACGGGAACCTGATCCCGATGGCCGACCAGCTCGGCATGGACGACGCCGCCGACACCTTAGAGCAGACCCTCCGCGAGGAACAAGACGAGCTCGAGACCCTCTCCGAGATGGGCGAGGAGTTCGATTACGGCGAACTGACGGTCTCGGAGTAA
- a CDS encoding GMP synthase subunit A encodes MTKIVVVDNHGQFTHLERRALRDLGVDTELIDNDTPPEAVDADGVVLSGGPDMDRIGNSADYLEADIPVLGICLGMQLIAAELGGSVGSGEYGGYADVTVDIVDDDDPLTGSLHPETRVWASHADEVTELPEGFELTARSDVCDVEAMSDTDRDLYGVQWHPEVAHTEEGDEIFENFLAICESN; translated from the coding sequence ATGACGAAGATCGTCGTGGTGGACAATCACGGACAGTTCACCCACTTAGAGCGCCGGGCGCTTCGCGACCTCGGCGTCGACACGGAGCTGATCGACAACGACACGCCGCCCGAAGCCGTCGACGCCGACGGCGTCGTCCTCTCCGGCGGTCCGGACATGGATCGAATCGGAAACTCCGCCGACTATCTCGAGGCGGACATCCCGGTGCTGGGCATCTGCCTGGGAATGCAACTGATCGCCGCGGAACTCGGCGGCAGCGTCGGAAGCGGTGAGTACGGCGGCTACGCGGACGTGACCGTCGACATCGTCGACGACGACGACCCGCTGACCGGCTCGCTGCATCCCGAGACCCGCGTCTGGGCGAGCCACGCCGACGAGGTCACGGAACTGCCGGAAGGCTTCGAACTGACCGCGAGAAGCGACGTCTGCGACGTCGAGGCGATGAGCGACACCGACCGCGATCTCTACGGCGTTCAGTGGCACCCCGAGGTCGCCCACACCGAGGAGGGCGACGAGATCTTCGAGAACTTCCTGGCGATCTGCGAATCCAACTAG
- the pan1 gene encoding proteasome-activating nucleotidase Pan1: MSDTVDDVDLPYDEDEASQQEKIQSLEERLEILEAQNEEMRDKLLDANAENNKYQQKLERLTHENKKLKQSPLFVATVQEVTDEGVIIKQHGNNQEALTEVTDEMREDIEPDARVAVNNSLSIVKPLSNETDVRARVMEVTESPDVSYEDIGGLEEQMQEVRETVEMPLEKPEMFDDVGIDPPSGVLLYGPPGTGKTMLAKAVANQTDATFIKMAGSELVHKFIGEGAKLVRDLFDVAREHEPAVIFIDEIDAIAAKRTESKTSGDAEVQRTMMQLLSEMDGFEERGEIRIIAATNRFDMLDRAILRPGRFDRLIEVPKPNAEGREIIFEIHTRGMNVADDVDFAELAVDAEEASGADIKAVCTEAGMFAIRDDRTEIRMEDFRSAWDKVQAESDEGEEVSKTFA; the protein is encoded by the coding sequence ATGAGCGACACCGTGGACGACGTCGACCTCCCATACGACGAGGACGAGGCGTCCCAACAGGAGAAAATACAGTCACTCGAGGAACGGCTGGAGATCCTCGAGGCGCAAAACGAGGAGATGCGCGACAAGCTCCTCGACGCCAACGCCGAGAACAACAAGTACCAGCAGAAACTCGAGCGGCTCACGCACGAGAACAAGAAGCTCAAGCAGTCCCCGCTGTTCGTCGCCACCGTCCAGGAAGTCACGGACGAGGGCGTCATCATCAAACAACACGGGAACAATCAGGAGGCCCTGACCGAGGTCACCGACGAGATGCGCGAGGACATCGAGCCCGACGCCCGGGTCGCGGTCAACAACTCGCTGTCCATCGTCAAGCCGCTCTCGAACGAGACCGACGTCCGCGCCCGCGTGATGGAAGTCACCGAGAGCCCCGACGTCAGCTACGAGGACATCGGCGGTCTCGAGGAGCAGATGCAGGAGGTCCGCGAGACCGTCGAGATGCCCCTCGAGAAGCCAGAGATGTTCGACGACGTCGGCATCGACCCGCCGAGCGGCGTTCTCCTCTACGGGCCGCCGGGCACGGGGAAGACGATGCTCGCTAAGGCCGTCGCAAACCAGACCGACGCCACCTTCATCAAGATGGCCGGCTCGGAACTGGTCCACAAGTTCATCGGCGAGGGCGCAAAGCTCGTCCGCGACCTCTTCGACGTCGCCCGCGAGCACGAGCCCGCCGTCATCTTCATCGACGAGATCGACGCCATCGCCGCCAAGCGGACCGAGTCCAAGACCTCGGGCGACGCCGAGGTCCAGCGGACCATGATGCAGCTGCTCTCCGAGATGGACGGCTTCGAGGAGCGCGGCGAGATCCGCATCATCGCCGCCACCAACCGCTTCGACATGCTCGACCGCGCCATCCTGCGTCCCGGCCGGTTCGACCGCCTCATCGAGGTGCCCAAGCCGAACGCGGAGGGTCGCGAGATCATCTTCGAGATCCACACCCGCGGGATGAACGTCGCCGACGACGTCGACTTCGCCGAACTGGCGGTCGACGCCGAGGAGGCGTCGGGTGCCGACATCAAGGCCGTCTGTACCGAGGCCGGCATGTTCGCCATCCGCGACGACCGCACCGAGATCCGGATGGAGGACTTCCGCAGCGCCTGGGACAAGGTCCAAGCCGAGTCCGACGAGGGCGAAGAGGTCTCGAAAACCTTCGCCTGA
- a CDS encoding MarR family transcriptional regulator has protein sequence MSTSEPLRQETSERGTWDDVRDLPPSAKLVAKVLEYNETMTQQQIADETLLPSRTVRYALNRLDEENVIDSRFSFSDARKRLYSLDIQS, from the coding sequence ATGAGTACTTCAGAGCCGCTTCGACAGGAGACCAGCGAGCGCGGAACGTGGGACGATGTCCGGGACCTGCCCCCGAGCGCGAAACTCGTCGCGAAGGTCCTCGAGTACAACGAGACGATGACCCAACAACAGATCGCCGACGAGACGCTGCTGCCCTCCCGAACGGTCCGATACGCGCTGAACCGTCTCGACGAGGAGAACGTCATCGATTCGCGCTTTTCGTTCTCCGACGCCCGAAAGCGCCTCTACAGTCTCGACATTCAATCGTAA